A genomic window from Pecten maximus chromosome 4, xPecMax1.1, whole genome shotgun sequence includes:
- the LOC117325612 gene encoding uncharacterized protein LOC117325612 isoform X2, whose translation MGAIVVCAFCYTVLQWHSIVKKPPLAEDVGESTENLYSLLTSANSRLRQVLIVFILLQVWGTWNFLVSLRSPSPVWLVILQEIGNHSQGLANAIIFCIYTDATRKKLAPKFRACCCCCCRLCPVTCKKGAMRIPVEMANLGPQGPEGEGLMKNAADDEI comes from the exons ATGGGTGCCATAGTAGTGTGTGCCTTCTGCTACACAGTTCTTCAGTGGCACTCTATCGTAAAG AAGCCGCCACTTGCTGAAGATGTGGGCGAGTCAACGGAGAACCTGTACAGCCTCCTCACGTCTGCCAACTCCCGTCTTCGTCAAGTCCTAATCGTCTTCATACTCCTCCAGGTGTGGGGCACGTGGAACTTCCTGGTGTCTCTACGTAGCCCTAGTCCTGTCTGGCTCGTCATTCTTCAG GAGATTGGAAATCATAGCCAAGGACTAGCCAATGCAATCATcttctgtatatatactgacgCCACCAGGAAGAAATTGGCGCCGAAATTTCGGGcttgttgttgctgctgctgcagACTTTGTCCCGTCACCTGCAAGAAGGGTGCTATGAGAATCCCTGTAGAGATGGCAAACCTAGGTCCCCAGGGGCCAGAGGGGGAGGGGCTGATGAAGAACGCAGCAGATGACGAAATATGA
- the LOC117325612 gene encoding G-protein coupled receptor 157-like isoform X1 — translation MIEINNITAYFTLNNTYIAVGLLTSCMSLCGCALILGTYLCFQSLRATGRKIVVYITICNIGACVGHIIGAATIIGYDEKTAFVSFTPCAVSSAFTICFRLASYLWTCALGLFLCLSMSWKRIQFGKAMMGPFHLVCWSIPIGITIAVLVSDVVGFDSQPLTNQNRPPWCWIDRQAPKYVTWAFITGPGWQMGAIVVCAFCYTVLQWHSIVKKPPLAEDVGESTENLYSLLTSANSRLRQVLIVFILLQVWGTWNFLVSLRSPSPVWLVILQEIGNHSQGLANAIIFCIYTDATRKKLAPKFRACCCCCCRLCPVTCKKGAMRIPVEMANLGPQGPEGEGLMKNAADDEI, via the exons ATGATTGAAATCAACAACATCACAGCTTACTTCACCCTCAATAATACCTATATCGCCGTGGGATTGCTGACGTCATGCATGTCTCTCTGCGGCTGCGCATTAATTCTCGGGACATATTTATGTTTTCAAAGTTTGCGTGCTACTGGTAGAAAGatagtggtatatataactatctGTAACATTGGTGCTTGTGTGGGACACATAATAGGTGCTGCTACTATCATTGGTTACGACGAGAAAACAGCATTTGTCTCATTTACACCATGTGCTGTGTCAAGTGCGTTCACCATATGTTTCCGCCTCGCAAGTTATCTTTGGACATGCGCATTAGGCCTTTTTCTCTGCCTAAGCATGTCATGGAAACGTATACAGTTTGGCAAAGCTATGATGGGACCATTCCACCTGGTTTGTTGGAGTATACCAA ttgGTATAACCATTGCGGTACTAGTATCTGACGTAGTTGGGTTCGACTCTCAACCCCTGACCAATCAAAACCGCCCTCCCTGGTGCTGGATCGACCGACAGGCGCCGAAATACGTCACGTGGGCATTCATAACGGGTCCAGGATGGCAAATGGGTGCCATAGTAGTGTGTGCCTTCTGCTACACAGTTCTTCAGTGGCACTCTATCGTAAAG AAGCCGCCACTTGCTGAAGATGTGGGCGAGTCAACGGAGAACCTGTACAGCCTCCTCACGTCTGCCAACTCCCGTCTTCGTCAAGTCCTAATCGTCTTCATACTCCTCCAGGTGTGGGGCACGTGGAACTTCCTGGTGTCTCTACGTAGCCCTAGTCCTGTCTGGCTCGTCATTCTTCAG GAGATTGGAAATCATAGCCAAGGACTAGCCAATGCAATCATcttctgtatatatactgacgCCACCAGGAAGAAATTGGCGCCGAAATTTCGGGcttgttgttgctgctgctgcagACTTTGTCCCGTCACCTGCAAGAAGGGTGCTATGAGAATCCCTGTAGAGATGGCAAACCTAGGTCCCCAGGGGCCAGAGGGGGAGGGGCTGATGAAGAACGCAGCAGATGACGAAATATGA